A genomic segment from Chitinophagaceae bacterium encodes:
- the cadA gene encoding cadmium-translocating P-type ATPase, whose amino-acid sequence MEKIDWKVDGMTCSNCALSVTKYLKNEGMQDVKVNPISGAVSFTSNETDVLPKLKTGIKSLGYKVVNESENESQGHHHSHESNSSFLGSSKKKFLFCLPFTLVLMLHMLDKWWHIHWLMNPWIQLALCLPVFITGMVAFGKSAYKSVTIGVPNMDVLITIGAIASFVYSLTGAILNLGHDYLFFETTASIITLVLMGNYLEETTIQSTQKAVKSLAKSQKVMANMIAFDSEHKEQVFQVENSALRTGDLVLIKAGEQVPADCKILWGEGTVNEAILTGESLPESRQKKDLLIGGSLLETGTVKAQVTASGKDTVMAGIVRMMEDAQAEKPPMQKLADKISAVFVPLILGIAVLTFLVNFFTFDKTAGVALMRSVAVLVISCPCAMGLATPAAIAVGLGRAAKNGMLFKNASALETFKTIKQIVFDKTGTLTTGNFVIAGFKSEVDDGQFKTLLYALEKYSNHPLGKSIAAQWKTNEEIKWKSVEEIKGLGIKATDAEGNIYQAGSFNILPKNFTDTNHNIFVTKNDAFIGWIDLEDEIRPEAATVINWLKQKQLKTILLSGDRKEKCEALAQKLGIEDVYAEYSPQQKLDKIAALNKEAPTAMVGDGVNDAPALAKATLGISLSDASHLAMQSADVILMNSGLKNLPYALGLGKQTFTTIKQNLFWAFAYNIVAIPIAFFGLLTPTFAALAMGFSDVVLILNSVRLFVKKVV is encoded by the coding sequence ATGGAAAAAATAGACTGGAAAGTTGACGGTATGACCTGCAGCAATTGCGCTTTAAGTGTAACCAAATACCTTAAAAACGAAGGGATGCAGGATGTAAAGGTGAACCCAATAAGCGGTGCGGTAAGTTTTACCAGCAATGAAACAGATGTGTTGCCCAAACTCAAAACAGGAATAAAATCGCTGGGCTATAAAGTGGTGAATGAAAGCGAAAATGAATCCCAGGGCCATCATCACAGCCACGAAAGCAACAGCTCTTTTTTAGGCAGCAGCAAGAAAAAATTTCTTTTTTGCCTGCCTTTTACACTTGTACTTATGCTGCACATGCTGGATAAATGGTGGCATATCCACTGGCTCATGAACCCCTGGATACAACTGGCACTATGCCTCCCGGTATTTATTACAGGCATGGTTGCTTTTGGAAAAAGCGCCTATAAAAGCGTTACTATTGGGGTGCCCAATATGGATGTACTCATTACCATTGGCGCCATTGCATCTTTTGTTTACAGCCTTACCGGCGCTATACTTAACCTGGGCCACGACTATTTGTTTTTTGAAACTACGGCATCCATTATTACGCTGGTTTTAATGGGAAACTATTTAGAAGAAACCACTATTCAATCTACACAAAAAGCAGTAAAATCCTTGGCCAAATCACAAAAAGTAATGGCCAATATGATAGCTTTTGACAGCGAGCATAAGGAGCAGGTTTTTCAGGTAGAAAACAGCGCATTAAGAACCGGCGACCTTGTACTCATAAAAGCAGGCGAGCAAGTACCTGCAGATTGTAAAATACTTTGGGGCGAAGGCACCGTAAACGAGGCCATACTTACCGGCGAAAGCCTGCCGGAAAGCAGGCAAAAAAAAGACCTGCTTATCGGCGGCAGCCTCCTGGAAACAGGAACCGTAAAAGCACAGGTAACTGCTTCGGGAAAAGATACGGTGATGGCCGGCATTGTAAGAATGATGGAAGATGCACAGGCCGAAAAACCTCCTATGCAAAAACTGGCCGATAAGATTAGCGCTGTTTTTGTACCACTCATTTTGGGCATAGCGGTTTTAACTTTTTTGGTAAACTTTTTTACTTTTGATAAAACCGCAGGCGTAGCACTTATGCGTTCCGTTGCGGTATTGGTAATATCCTGCCCCTGTGCAATGGGCCTGGCTACACCGGCTGCCATAGCGGTAGGTTTAGGAAGGGCAGCTAAAAACGGTATGCTTTTTAAAAATGCCTCGGCACTGGAAACTTTTAAAACCATTAAACAAATTGTATTTGATAAAACCGGCACATTAACCACCGGTAATTTTGTAATAGCCGGTTTTAAAAGCGAAGTTGATGATGGCCAATTTAAAACCTTGCTGTACGCATTGGAAAAATACTCCAACCACCCATTGGGAAAATCTATTGCAGCACAATGGAAAACCAACGAAGAAATAAAATGGAAAAGCGTTGAAGAAATAAAAGGGCTTGGCATTAAAGCCACCGATGCAGAAGGCAATATTTACCAGGCAGGCTCTTTTAATATTTTGCCCAAAAACTTTACCGATACAAACCATAATATTTTTGTAACAAAAAACGATGCATTTATTGGCTGGATTGACCTTGAAGATGAAATAAGGCCCGAAGCTGCAACAGTGATTAACTGGCTAAAACAAAAGCAGCTAAAAACCATTTTGCTTAGTGGCGACAGGAAGGAAAAATGCGAAGCGCTTGCACAAAAATTAGGTATTGAAGATGTGTATGCCGAATACAGCCCACAACAAAAATTAGATAAAATTGCTGCCTTAAATAAAGAAGCGCCAACGGCAATGGTAGGCGATGGCGTAAATGATGCACCGGCATTGGCAAAAGCTACTTTAGGTATATCATTGAGTGATGCTTCGCACTTAGCCATGCAAAGCGCCGATGTAATTTTAATGAATAGCGGATTAAAAAATCTGCCTTATGCATTGGGCCTGGGCAAGCAAACTTTTACCACCATTAAGCAAAACCTGTTTTGGGCATTTGCGTATAATATAGTAGCCATTCCTATTGCATTTTTTGGCCTGCTTACACCCACATTTGCCGCACTGGCAATGGGCTTTAGCGATGTAGTGCTTATTTTAAACTCGGTAAGGTTGTTTGTGAAAAAAGTAGTTTAA
- the tsaE gene encoding tRNA (adenosine(37)-N6)-threonylcarbamoyltransferase complex ATPase subunit type 1 TsaE, translating to MDVIFSLENIEEAVIQFLQISKGQKLFAFHGQMGAGKTTFIQAVCHAKGVTGTMGSPTFSIINEYKTHWGEIIFHIDLYRLQNEQEAINAGVEDCLYCGNLCFVEWPQRATGILPENTVHCYLETLENNQRKLKIKL from the coding sequence ATGGATGTAATTTTTTCGCTGGAAAACATTGAGGAAGCGGTAATACAATTTTTACAAATATCAAAAGGCCAAAAGCTATTTGCTTTTCATGGGCAAATGGGTGCCGGCAAAACCACATTTATACAGGCAGTATGCCATGCAAAAGGCGTAACAGGCACAATGGGTAGCCCAACTTTTTCCATAATAAATGAATACAAAACCCATTGGGGGGAAATTATTTTTCATATTGATTTATATCGGTTGCAAAATGAGCAGGAAGCCATAAATGCAGGGGTGGAAGATTGCCTGTACTGTGGAAATTTATGCTTTGTAGAATGGCCGCAAAGGGCCACAGGCATTTTGCCCGAAAATACGGTGCACTGCTATTTGGAAACATTAGAAAATAATCAGCGAAAGCTCAAAATAAAATTGTAA
- a CDS encoding alanine dehydrogenase, producing MATSKPFVSPSLTYETLEEMLDVKPKEEKLFIGIPREDSFNENRIALSPEAVGVIVANGHDVVMETKAGDGANFSDKNYSDAGAKIVYDKKEVFNADVIVKSAPVSEEECELLKQNQYIISPIHVSVMKKSIIEKMMAKKITALSFENLKDGSGHNPIVRSMSEIAGSAVILIAGQYLSNANNGKGVLLGGISGIPPTKVIIIGAGIVGEYAARTALAMGASVKVFDNSIYRLKRMQNNIGVRLWTSVIEPKILAKQLKTCDVAVGALSADGGQTPMVVSEEMVSDMRPGSVIVDVSIDHGGCFETSMVTTHKKPVFRKYDVIHYCVPNIPSGFARTASQAISNVLMSLLLETAEAGGVDNLIWHQLNIRSGIYMFKGALTNFYLSEKFDIKFTDLNLLIASRR from the coding sequence ATGGCCACTTCAAAACCATTTGTATCTCCATCGCTTACTTACGAAACTTTGGAAGAAATGCTTGACGTTAAACCCAAAGAGGAGAAATTATTTATCGGCATCCCCAGGGAAGATTCCTTTAACGAAAACCGGATTGCCCTTTCGCCGGAAGCCGTGGGTGTAATTGTGGCCAATGGCCATGATGTGGTAATGGAAACCAAGGCAGGCGATGGAGCAAATTTTAGCGATAAAAACTATAGTGATGCAGGCGCCAAAATTGTGTACGATAAAAAAGAAGTGTTTAATGCCGATGTAATTGTAAAAAGCGCACCGGTGAGCGAAGAAGAATGTGAGCTGCTGAAACAAAATCAATACATCATTTCCCCCATACACGTGTCGGTAATGAAAAAATCCATCATTGAAAAAATGATGGCTAAAAAAATTACTGCACTAAGTTTTGAAAACCTAAAAGACGGCAGCGGCCATAACCCCATTGTACGCAGCATGAGCGAAATTGCCGGAAGCGCCGTAATACTTATTGCCGGGCAATACCTTAGCAATGCCAATAACGGCAAAGGTGTTTTGCTGGGAGGCATCAGTGGCATACCGCCAACCAAAGTAATTATTATTGGTGCAGGTATTGTAGGGGAATATGCAGCCAGAACGGCATTGGCTATGGGCGCTAGTGTAAAGGTTTTTGATAACAGTATTTATCGCCTAAAGCGCATGCAAAATAATATAGGCGTAAGGCTTTGGACAAGTGTAATAGAACCCAAAATACTTGCCAAGCAATTAAAAACCTGCGATGTTGCCGTAGGCGCATTGAGCGCCGATGGCGGGCAAACACCCATGGTAGTAAGTGAAGAAATGGTAAGCGATATGCGACCCGGTAGTGTAATTGTAGATGTGAGCATTGACCACGGCGGCTGCTTTGAAACCAGCATGGTTACTACGCACAAAAAACCGGTGTTTAGAAAATACGACGTAATTCATTACTGTGTACCCAATATACCCAGTGGCTTTGCCCGTACTGCTTCTCAGGCCATTAGCAATGTACTTATGAGTTTGTTGCTGGAAACAGCAGAGGCCGGCGGCGTAGATAACCTCATTTGGCACCAGCTCAATATACGCAGCGGTATATATATGTTTAAAGGCGCTCTTACCAATTTTTATCTGAGTGAAAAATTTGACATAAAATTCACCGATTTGAATTTATTGATAGCGAGCAGAAGGTAA
- a CDS encoding ATP-binding cassette domain-containing protein: MKNNPGFATTAPHLKINLVNTGKRFNREWIFRKLNCVFETGSSYAITGNNGSGKSTLLQIISSAILHSEGEVIYTQNENIVPEEKIHSHFSLAAPYLELIEEMTALELLKFHQSFIPLTLPANEILQTVGLSSSAQKQIRYYSSGMKQRLKLGTAFFSNTAVLLLDEPTSNLDANGISLYHQLIEKHSAGRMVIISSNDKAEYEFCNTVLTMENFKEGVVAPSQF, encoded by the coding sequence ATGAAGAATAACCCCGGCTTTGCTACTACAGCGCCTCATTTAAAAATAAACCTGGTAAATACCGGTAAACGCTTCAACAGGGAATGGATTTTTAGAAAATTAAATTGTGTTTTTGAAACAGGTTCTTCCTATGCGATAACCGGCAATAACGGCTCGGGAAAAAGCACTTTGCTGCAAATAATTTCCAGCGCAATTTTACATAGCGAAGGAGAAGTTATTTATACCCAAAACGAAAATATTGTACCTGAAGAAAAAATACATTCACATTTTTCCCTTGCAGCGCCTTACCTGGAGCTGATAGAAGAAATGACGGCTTTGGAATTATTAAAATTCCATCAATCCTTTATACCACTTACTTTACCTGCCAATGAAATATTGCAAACCGTTGGCTTATCCTCATCTGCACAAAAACAAATACGCTACTACAGCAGTGGCATGAAACAAAGGTTAAAACTGGGCACTGCCTTTTTTAGCAACACAGCAGTTTTACTGCTCGATGAACCTACCAGCAACCTCGATGCAAATGGCATTTCACTGTATCATCAACTCATAGAAAAACACAGTGCCGGCAGAATGGTAATTATTAGCAGCAACGATAAAGCAGAATACGAATTTTGTAATACCGTATTAACAATGGAAAATTTTAAGGAGGGAGTTGTAGCTCCGTCTCAATTCTAA
- the lpxA gene encoding acyl-ACP--UDP-N-acetylglucosamine O-acyltransferase: MIHPHTYIHPNAKLATNVKVDPFSVIHSNVEISEGTWIGSNVTIMEGARIGKNCRIFPGAVISAIPQDLKYEGETTTVEIGDNTTIREFVTINRGSKEKWKTKVGSNCLIMAYSHIAHDCEVGDYCIMSNNTQMAGHVVMGDHSILAGMCAIHQFVKIGQHAFIAGGSLVSKDVPPYIKAGRTPLSYAGVNSVGLKRRGFTVNRINQILDVYRIIYNRGLNTTQALHYIEEELSATDERDEIVTFIQESGRGIIKKYGKGSIDEE, from the coding sequence ATGATACATCCACATACTTACATTCATCCCAATGCAAAGTTGGCCACAAATGTAAAAGTAGACCCTTTTAGTGTAATCCACTCCAATGTAGAAATAAGCGAAGGCACATGGATAGGCAGCAATGTTACCATTATGGAAGGCGCAAGGATTGGTAAAAATTGCCGCATTTTTCCCGGCGCTGTAATTTCTGCCATTCCGCAGGATTTAAAATACGAAGGTGAAACCACTACTGTAGAAATTGGTGACAACACTACTATCAGGGAATTTGTAACCATCAACCGGGGCAGTAAAGAAAAGTGGAAAACCAAGGTCGGCAGCAACTGCCTTATTATGGCTTATAGCCATATTGCACACGATTGTGAAGTAGGCGACTATTGCATCATGAGCAATAATACCCAAATGGCCGGCCATGTGGTAATGGGCGACCACTCAATACTTGCCGGCATGTGCGCCATACACCAGTTTGTAAAAATTGGGCAACATGCTTTTATAGCAGGAGGTTCATTGGTAAGTAAAGATGTGCCGCCCTATATTAAAGCAGGCCGCACCCCATTGAGTTATGCCGGTGTAAATTCTGTGGGCCTTAAGCGTCGTGGATTTACCGTAAACCGCATTAACCAAATACTGGATGTGTACCGCATAATTTATAATCGTGGCCTCAATACCACACAGGCGCTGCATTACATTGAAGAAGAATTGTCTGCAACTGATGAAAGGGATGAAATTGTAACTTTTATACAGGAAAGCGGCCGCGGTATTATTAAAAAATACGGTAAAGGCTCAATTGATGAAGAATAA
- a CDS encoding bifunctional UDP-3-O-[3-hydroxymyristoyl] N-acetylglucosamine deacetylase/3-hydroxyacyl-ACP dehydratase: MDRNFNADKQHTLAKSISISGTGLHTGINVDMTLKPANAGFGFQFQRMDLPGKPVIKADCDLVTDTSRGTTLEQGDTKVSTVEHLLAALVGMGVDNCLVEINGPEIPIIDGSSKPFTDIIEETGVAEQEAAKIWYSIDTNISFYDDAKRVEMTALPATSYHLTTLIDFNSPVLGTQHASLKLMEDFKTEIAPCRTFCFLHELEMLLENNLVKGGDINNAIVVVDKPVTDEEMNRLAKAFGRKKVEVKSEGYLNNLELRFPNEPARHKLLDVVGDLALIGVPIKAHIIANRPGHSSNVKFAQKIKQYIKKNRHTKDIPVYDPSQQPIFTLEQIENTLPHRFPFLLVDKIIQLSDTQIVGIKNVTFNEYFFQGHFPGNPVMPGVLQIEALAQTGGILCINSMPEGQYDTYFLKVDNCKFKQKVVPGDTMMLKMELIEPIRRGICVMRGSVYVGNKVCTEGEFTAQLVKRN, translated from the coding sequence ATGGATAGAAATTTTAACGCAGATAAACAGCACACACTAGCCAAAAGCATCAGTATTTCCGGCACTGGTTTACATACCGGTATTAATGTAGATATGACGCTAAAGCCCGCCAATGCAGGTTTTGGCTTCCAGTTTCAACGCATGGATTTACCCGGCAAACCCGTAATTAAAGCCGATTGCGACCTGGTAACCGATACCAGCCGTGGAACTACTTTAGAGCAGGGCGATACCAAAGTAAGCACCGTAGAACACTTATTAGCAGCACTTGTTGGAATGGGTGTAGATAATTGCCTGGTAGAAATTAACGGCCCCGAAATTCCAATAATTGACGGAAGCAGCAAACCTTTTACCGATATTATTGAAGAAACTGGCGTTGCCGAGCAGGAAGCCGCAAAAATATGGTACAGTATTGATACCAATATTTCTTTTTACGACGATGCCAAAAGAGTGGAAATGACAGCGCTGCCTGCTACCAGTTATCATTTAACCACACTTATTGATTTTAACAGCCCGGTTTTAGGTACGCAACACGCCAGCCTTAAGTTAATGGAAGATTTTAAAACAGAAATTGCACCATGCCGCACTTTTTGTTTTTTGCATGAACTGGAAATGTTGCTGGAGAACAACCTCGTTAAAGGTGGCGATATAAATAATGCAATTGTAGTGGTGGATAAACCGGTAACCGACGAAGAAATGAACCGCCTGGCCAAAGCTTTTGGCAGAAAAAAAGTGGAAGTTAAAAGCGAAGGATATTTAAACAACCTTGAGTTGCGCTTTCCCAACGAACCGGCAAGGCACAAACTTTTAGATGTTGTTGGCGACCTTGCCCTTATTGGCGTTCCCATAAAAGCTCATATTATTGCCAACCGCCCCGGCCATAGTAGTAATGTAAAATTTGCCCAAAAAATAAAGCAGTACATCAAAAAAAACAGGCACACTAAAGATATACCAGTGTACGACCCAAGCCAGCAACCCATTTTTACGCTGGAGCAAATTGAAAATACATTACCACACCGATTCCCTTTTTTATTGGTTGATAAAATTATTCAATTAAGCGACACCCAAATTGTTGGTATAAAAAATGTAACCTTTAACGAATATTTTTTCCAGGGCCATTTTCCCGGCAACCCGGTAATGCCCGGCGTTCTTCAAATTGAAGCATTGGCACAAACTGGCGGTATTTTATGCATCAACAGTATGCCCGAAGGCCAATACGATACTTATTTTTTAAAAGTAGATAACTGTAAGTTTAAACAAAAAGTGGTGCCCGGCGATACTATGATGCTTAAAATGGAACTTATTGAACCCATACGCAGGGGAATTTGTGTAATGAGAGGCAGCGTATATGTAGGCAATAAAGTCTGTACAGAAGGAGAATTTACGGCTCAGCTTGTAAAAAGAAACTAA
- the lpxD gene encoding UDP-3-O-(3-hydroxymyristoyl)glucosamine N-acyltransferase, whose translation MQFSAAEIAQIINGKLEGNTNSTVASFGKIEEANEGQLSFLANPKYEDFLYTTKASVVIINNSLHLKQPVAATLIRVPDAYSAFALLLDKAQQMKTSQLSGIQDPVFMHPTAKIGENVYLGAFVFIGENAIVGNNVKIFPGCFIGNNVSIDVNSIIHAGVKIYHDTIIGKNVSIHAGTVIGSDGFGYAPQADGNLKKVPQIGNVIIEDHVEIGANTTIDRATIGSTYIRTGVKLDNLLQIAHNVEIGSNSVIAAQTGISGSTKIGKNVMIGGQAGIVGHIQIADGSKINAQSGVSKSLKEPNSAVTGSPAFDYTSALRCQAVFRNLPEIEKRLIELEELVKKLSGKENTSS comes from the coding sequence ATGCAATTCAGCGCAGCAGAAATAGCCCAAATTATAAATGGGAAACTAGAAGGTAATACCAATAGTACTGTTGCGTCATTTGGTAAAATTGAAGAAGCTAATGAAGGGCAATTGTCGTTTTTAGCCAATCCCAAATACGAAGATTTTTTATACACCACAAAAGCCTCTGTAGTAATCATCAATAATTCTCTGCACCTAAAGCAACCGGTGGCAGCCACACTTATTCGGGTGCCTGATGCATACAGCGCTTTTGCCCTGCTATTAGATAAAGCACAGCAAATGAAAACCAGCCAGCTTTCCGGCATTCAGGATCCTGTATTTATGCACCCAACCGCTAAAATTGGTGAGAATGTTTACCTGGGAGCTTTTGTTTTTATTGGCGAAAATGCCATTGTGGGCAATAATGTAAAAATTTTTCCCGGCTGTTTTATTGGCAATAATGTAAGTATTGACGTAAACAGTATTATACATGCCGGTGTAAAAATATATCATGATACAATCATCGGAAAAAATGTATCAATACATGCCGGAACAGTAATTGGCAGCGATGGATTTGGATATGCGCCGCAGGCAGATGGCAACCTCAAAAAGGTACCGCAAATAGGCAATGTAATTATTGAAGACCATGTGGAAATTGGCGCAAACACTACTATTGACCGGGCAACAATTGGCAGCACTTATATTAGAACCGGTGTAAAATTAGACAACCTTTTGCAAATAGCCCACAATGTAGAAATAGGCAGCAATAGTGTAATAGCTGCTCAAACCGGCATTAGCGGCAGCACCAAAATAGGTAAAAATGTAATGATTGGCGGGCAGGCCGGAATTGTTGGCCACATTCAAATTGCTGATGGAAGCAAAATAAATGCACAAAGCGGCGTAAGCAAATCTTTAAAAGAACCCAACAGCGCAGTTACCGGTTCGCCTGCATTTGATTATACCTCTGCTTTGCGCTGCCAGGCAGTTTTTAGAAACTTACCCGAAATAGAAAAAAGATTGATAGAACTGGAAGAACTGGTAAAAAAATTATCGGGTAAAGAAAACACTTCATCGTAA
- a CDS encoding HD domain-containing protein, producing the protein MAFHKIINDPVYGFITIDDLLISDIIAHPFYQRLRRIHQMAMAHLVYPGAVHTRLHHSLGAYHLMRNALIELVSKGIEITPEEQQAAKIAILLHDVGHGPFSHALEQVLTENLHHEEISILIIKELNKQFDGKLQMAIDIFTNTYPKKFLYQLISGQLDVDRMDYLNRDSFFTGVYEGVIGYDRILKMLSIHNGELMVEEKGIYSIEKFLLARRLMYWQVYLHKTVLSAEQMLQRIIKRAKLIGAGCQQPLQSFINGPLQDITLEQFCSIDDTDVLMAIKSWRYHPDKVLALLCNGIIDRKLFKVRYFPYPVAETDIEQKRNDVMNSLGITAEDAAWLVFTGVAVSRTYNFENERIYILFKDGTVKDISEVDNALINENLRPEVKKHYFCYIRF; encoded by the coding sequence ATGGCCTTTCATAAAATAATAAACGACCCGGTTTATGGCTTTATCACAATTGATGACCTGCTCATTTCCGATATTATTGCCCATCCCTTTTACCAACGCTTGCGGCGCATCCATCAAATGGCCATGGCCCATTTGGTATATCCCGGAGCTGTTCATACTCGTTTGCACCATTCCCTCGGTGCATACCACCTTATGCGTAATGCCTTAATAGAACTGGTAAGCAAAGGCATTGAAATAACACCCGAGGAACAACAGGCTGCAAAAATTGCCATATTGCTTCATGATGTAGGCCATGGCCCTTTTTCCCATGCGCTGGAACAGGTACTTACCGAAAACCTTCATCACGAAGAAATTTCCATACTTATCATAAAAGAACTGAACAAACAGTTTGATGGCAAGCTGCAAATGGCAATAGATATTTTTACCAATACCTACCCCAAAAAATTTTTGTACCAGCTCATCAGCGGCCAATTGGATGTAGACAGGATGGATTACCTGAACAGGGATAGTTTTTTTACCGGTGTGTATGAAGGCGTAATTGGCTACGACCGAATTTTAAAAATGCTCAGCATTCATAACGGTGAGCTGATGGTGGAGGAAAAAGGTATTTATTCCATTGAAAAATTTTTGCTGGCACGCAGGCTCATGTACTGGCAGGTTTATTTACACAAAACCGTTTTAAGTGCCGAGCAAATGCTGCAACGCATTATTAAAAGGGCAAAACTCATTGGCGCAGGGTGCCAGCAGCCGCTTCAAAGTTTTATCAACGGCCCTTTGCAGGATATTACCCTGGAGCAGTTTTGCAGTATAGACGATACCGACGTGCTCATGGCCATTAAAAGCTGGCGTTACCACCCCGATAAAGTTTTGGCTTTACTTTGCAATGGCATCATAGACCGCAAGCTTTTTAAAGTACGATATTTTCCCTATCCGGTTGCGGAAACCGATATTGAGCAAAAGCGTAATGATGTTATGAATTCTTTGGGCATAACTGCAGAAGATGCAGCATGGCTTGTATTTACCGGAGTGGCCGTGAGCCGTACCTATAACTTTGAAAACGAGCGCATTTATATTTTATTTAAAGATGGAACCGTAAAAGATATCAGCGAGGTAGACAATGCCCTCATTAATGAAAACCTGCGGCCGGAAGTTAAAAAACATTATTTTTGTTATATTCGTTTTTAA
- a CDS encoding PglZ domain-containing protein, whose product MSVAKILWVDDEIESLTSQIMFLENKGYEVAVKTNGFDAVEYVKDNIVDVVLLDETMPGITGLQTLQQIKELNNTMPVVLITKNEAENLMDEAIGSQISDYLIKPVNPNQVWLSLKKLIDNKRLVAEKTTTAYQQEFRNLFIALNNNPDYNEWMELYKKLVYWELEMKKSDSPELQEVFQTQKQEANTEFFKFISKNYASWVAPKSVDGPIMSNSLLKYKVLPHLEKGTPLFFVLIDNLRFDQWKAIQHIFAESFRILDEDTFYAILPTATQYARNAIFAGMLPIDIEKNFSNQWKNDDEEGGKNLHEEEFLKEQLKRNRLGDIKFSYTKITNNNDGQKLVENMHNLLQNDFNVIVYNFVDMLSHARTEMEVLKELAGDETSYRSITMSWFEHSPLHQALKKIADKNINLIIATDHGSTRVKTPVKVIGDKQTTANLRYKHGRNLNYDEKDVLAFRNPKDAGLPVPTVNSSFIFAKGDLFLCYPNNYNHFVHYYKNTFQHGGISLEEMIVPVVRMSSK is encoded by the coding sequence ATGAGTGTAGCAAAAATACTTTGGGTAGATGATGAAATAGAGAGCCTTACATCTCAAATAATGTTTTTAGAAAATAAAGGCTATGAAGTAGCCGTAAAAACAAATGGCTTTGACGCAGTAGAATATGTAAAAGATAATATAGTAGATGTGGTTTTGCTGGATGAAACCATGCCGGGCATTACCGGCCTGCAAACCTTGCAGCAAATTAAAGAACTAAACAATACAATGCCCGTGGTGCTCATTACCAAAAACGAAGCCGAAAATCTGATGGATGAAGCCATTGGCAGCCAAATAAGCGACTATCTGATAAAGCCTGTAAACCCAAACCAGGTTTGGTTGAGCCTAAAAAAACTTATTGATAATAAAAGGCTGGTTGCAGAAAAAACTACAACGGCCTACCAGCAGGAGTTCAGGAACCTGTTTATTGCGCTCAACAATAACCCCGATTACAACGAGTGGATGGAACTATACAAAAAACTCGTGTACTGGGAACTGGAAATGAAAAAAAGTGACAGCCCCGAACTACAGGAAGTTTTTCAAACCCAGAAGCAGGAAGCCAATACAGAATTTTTTAAGTTTATTTCAAAAAACTATGCATCCTGGGTGGCGCCAAAAAGTGTTGATGGCCCCATAATGAGCAATTCGCTTTTAAAGTATAAAGTATTGCCACACCTTGAAAAAGGCACCCCATTATTTTTTGTATTAATAGATAATTTGCGCTTTGACCAGTGGAAAGCCATTCAGCATATTTTTGCAGAAAGTTTCCGCATATTGGATGAAGATACTTTTTATGCCATTTTGCCTACAGCAACACAGTATGCCCGAAATGCCATTTTTGCCGGCATGTTGCCTATTGATATTGAAAAAAACTTTAGCAACCAATGGAAAAACGATGATGAAGAAGGCGGAAAAAACCTGCATGAAGAAGAATTTTTAAAAGAGCAGTTGAAACGAAACCGTTTAGGAGACATAAAGTTTTCGTATACCAAAATTACCAACAACAACGATGGGCAAAAATTGGTGGAGAACATGCATAACCTGTTGCAAAACGATTTTAATGTAATCGTGTACAATTTTGTAGATATGCTCAGCCATGCCCGTACAGAAATGGAAGTGCTTAAAGAGCTTGCAGGCGATGAAACCAGCTACAGGAGCATTACTATGAGTTGGTTTGAACATAGCCCATTGCATCAGGCGCTTAAAAAAATTGCCGATAAAAATATAAACCTGATTATTGCAACCGACCACGGCAGCACAAGGGTAAAAACCCCGGTAAAAGTTATTGGCGATAAGCAAACCACCGCCAACCTGCGCTATAAACATGGGCGCAACCTTAATTACGATGAAAAAGATGTGCTTGCTTTTCGCAATCCAAAAGATGCAGGCCTCCCGGTACCTACCGTAAACTCGTCTTTTATTTTTGCAAAAGGCGACCTTTTTCTCTGCTATCCGAATAATTACAACCATTTTGTACATTATTACAAAAACACGTTTCAGCATGGTGGCATAAGCCTTGAAGAGATGATTGTGCCCGTGGTAAGGATGAGCAGCAAATAA